The Aureispira anguillae genome contains a region encoding:
- a CDS encoding NAD-dependent epimerase/dehydratase family protein → MKIKADVEQAIQKVLHYFDLFSFPLTIHEIHAFISVECTMDQIENSLKELLEKKAVFLIQDCYALHDSKELVDRKKQGYQRANKELKKAQKIAKIISYFPFVRMVSISGSLSKGYADEHSDIDFFIITSAQNLWTCRSLLHIFKKFTFLVNMQHSFCMNYFIADQHLEIEEQNYFTAIELNTLIPLVGFHYYNQLLAANTWTKSYLPNAVINPQEVPLANSTGIKWLFEKILQSQRLNHFFMHFTDKKWQKKWAKRGISTENYQLAFKTNLYVSKNHPSNNQKTILEQYANKKNKKHILVLGGTGFIGSHFCQQLSYFDPKQFHIHLLIRDQTKVANYPAHTTVYYGDLKTFNWNKLHHFPDYVFHFARLNSSAGKWGRKLAARNGKKANNRLLKFLKSKKGAVQVIYLSGSLMYGNHLAPITESTGLNPISFAKEYIAAEMPFLEAQKEVNNLKITLVRVPWVLGNGSWFSAFFKQHIAKHRQVPQYGNGQNIMSFITVNDLVACLLNLIHHPYKDTINLSYATPLTQSDFVQLIAQKVNLPIDQIPLEKSFERAIVEAFECNINLSSNYTDFDPILKQQQLEVVLEQELGLILKNI, encoded by the coding sequence TTGAAAATAAAAGCAGACGTAGAACAAGCGATACAGAAGGTACTCCATTATTTCGATTTGTTTAGTTTCCCACTAACAATTCACGAAATTCACGCCTTTATTTCTGTTGAATGCACGATGGATCAAATCGAAAATTCATTAAAAGAACTCTTGGAAAAAAAAGCGGTTTTTTTAATTCAAGACTGCTATGCCCTCCATGACTCCAAAGAATTGGTCGATCGAAAAAAACAAGGGTATCAAAGAGCCAATAAAGAGTTAAAAAAAGCCCAAAAGATTGCTAAAATAATTAGCTATTTCCCCTTTGTACGAATGGTTTCTATCTCTGGCTCTCTTTCTAAAGGTTATGCCGATGAGCATTCAGACATCGATTTTTTTATCATTACAAGTGCACAAAACCTATGGACCTGTAGAAGTCTATTGCATATCTTCAAAAAATTTACCTTCTTGGTGAATATGCAACATAGTTTTTGTATGAATTATTTTATCGCCGACCAGCATTTAGAAATTGAGGAGCAGAATTATTTTACAGCAATAGAACTCAATACCCTAATTCCCCTAGTTGGTTTTCATTATTACAACCAATTATTAGCTGCTAATACATGGACAAAAAGTTACTTGCCCAATGCTGTCATTAATCCTCAAGAGGTTCCCCTTGCCAATTCTACAGGGATAAAATGGCTATTCGAAAAAATATTGCAATCCCAGCGATTGAATCACTTTTTCATGCATTTTACCGACAAAAAATGGCAAAAAAAATGGGCAAAAAGAGGAATTAGTACCGAAAACTATCAATTGGCCTTTAAAACCAACCTCTATGTTTCTAAGAATCACCCCTCCAACAACCAAAAAACTATATTGGAACAATATGCCAACAAGAAGAACAAAAAACATATTTTAGTTCTTGGAGGAACGGGGTTCATTGGCAGCCACTTTTGTCAACAATTAAGTTACTTTGACCCTAAGCAGTTTCATATCCACTTATTAATTCGTGATCAAACAAAGGTAGCAAACTACCCAGCCCACACTACTGTATATTATGGTGATCTAAAGACATTCAATTGGAACAAACTCCACCATTTTCCCGATTACGTTTTCCATTTTGCTAGACTCAACTCTTCAGCAGGAAAATGGGGTCGAAAACTAGCCGCTCGCAATGGAAAAAAAGCCAACAATAGATTATTAAAGTTCTTAAAATCGAAAAAAGGAGCCGTTCAAGTGATTTATTTGTCAGGTAGCTTAATGTATGGCAATCATCTCGCCCCCATCACAGAAAGCACAGGGTTAAATCCTATTAGTTTTGCCAAGGAATATATTGCTGCTGAAATGCCTTTTTTAGAAGCTCAAAAAGAAGTCAACAATTTAAAAATAACACTTGTAAGAGTGCCTTGGGTCTTAGGTAATGGCTCTTGGTTTAGTGCCTTCTTTAAACAACACATTGCCAAACATCGACAAGTACCACAATACGGTAATGGGCAAAACATCATGTCTTTTATCACTGTCAACGATTTGGTTGCCTGTCTGCTTAACCTCATTCATCACCCTTATAAAGACACCATTAATCTATCCTACGCTACCCCACTTACCCAAAGCGACTTTGTACAACTAATTGCTCAAAAAGTAAATCTGCCGATTGACCAAATTCCTTTAGAAAAATCATTTGAACGAGCTATTGTAGAAGCTTTTGAATGCAATATCAACCTGAGTAGTAATTACACCGACTTTGACCCCATTCTAAAACAACAGCAACTAGAAGTAGTCTTAGAACAAGAATTAGGGCTTATTCTTAAAAACATATAA
- a CDS encoding RluA family pseudouridine synthase, with the protein MNIFKKHSIQVIYEDNHLIAINKPAGWLVQGDETGDLPLTEFVKDYIKRRYNKPGDVFLGVIHRLDRPVSGVVVYARTSKGLARMNKLFQDRQVQKEYVAVVEHRPVELEDTLVHYLSKDKNRNVTNAFNKQKYKSAKRSELSYQYLGGLADHHLLRILPITGRSHQIRVQLARIGCNIRGDKKYGASKFNTDPGTIHLHANRLSFIHPVKNEPVTIEAPLPEKDQVWQMYAHIVEEL; encoded by the coding sequence ATGAATATTTTTAAAAAGCATAGCATTCAGGTTATATATGAAGATAACCATTTAATTGCTATTAATAAACCTGCGGGTTGGTTGGTACAAGGTGATGAAACAGGTGATTTGCCACTAACCGAATTTGTTAAGGATTATATTAAACGACGTTACAACAAACCAGGAGATGTATTTTTAGGAGTTATTCACCGTTTAGATAGACCTGTAAGTGGAGTCGTTGTTTATGCTAGAACCAGCAAGGGTTTGGCAAGAATGAATAAATTATTTCAAGATCGACAAGTTCAAAAAGAATATGTTGCCGTAGTTGAGCATCGTCCAGTAGAATTAGAGGACACCTTGGTTCACTATCTATCGAAGGACAAAAATCGTAACGTTACCAATGCATTTAACAAACAGAAATACAAAAGTGCTAAACGTTCAGAATTGTCCTATCAATATTTAGGAGGACTAGCCGATCATCATTTGTTACGTATCCTGCCTATTACAGGTCGTTCTCACCAAATACGAGTTCAATTGGCTAGAATTGGTTGCAATATTCGTGGCGATAAAAAATATGGCGCTTCCAAATTCAATACTGATCCAGGAACCATTCATTTGCATGCTAACCGACTATCTTTTATCCACCCTGTAAAGAATGAGCCTGTCACTATTGAAGCTCCTCTCCCAGAAAAAGATCAGGTATGGCAAATGTATGCTCATATTGTTGAAGAATTGTAG
- a CDS encoding class I SAM-dependent methyltransferase, which produces MDSKYYKEVKAYYDIDSENFESRYWENITLQRIRNSFREESNNYKFQSVLEIGYGPGLDVIYFAEKNPDAEVFGIDISEGMHDWAKKQVALKNIQNVQLAVGSVEDIAQAFDDKKFDHIYVYFGALNTVEQIAEVQGLLKKSLKPDGKMVLTFVNKWYLMAILKPLLKLRFKTSVQRLRKTWGGYSPSKFLASKCYSYSEIKRYFNEFEIVKKRGYSIFFPAWYENRINVKYPKLCNFLWKVDQLLQKTPFWNLGEYSLYVFKNKP; this is translated from the coding sequence ATGGATAGCAAGTACTACAAGGAGGTAAAAGCATATTATGATATAGATTCTGAAAACTTTGAATCGAGGTATTGGGAAAATATTACCCTGCAACGAATTAGAAACTCTTTTCGAGAAGAATCGAATAACTATAAATTTCAGTCGGTACTTGAAATTGGTTATGGTCCAGGTTTAGATGTCATTTATTTTGCCGAAAAAAATCCAGATGCAGAAGTATTTGGTATTGATATTTCGGAGGGAATGCACGATTGGGCAAAAAAACAAGTCGCCCTAAAGAATATTCAAAATGTTCAGCTTGCAGTAGGATCTGTTGAGGACATAGCCCAAGCTTTTGACGATAAAAAGTTCGATCATATTTACGTTTACTTTGGAGCATTAAATACCGTAGAGCAAATAGCAGAAGTACAGGGCTTGCTTAAAAAGTCGTTGAAGCCAGATGGAAAAATGGTGCTTACCTTTGTCAATAAATGGTATTTAATGGCTATTCTAAAGCCTTTACTAAAACTAAGATTTAAAACCAGCGTACAACGTTTGAGGAAAACATGGGGGGGGTATTCTCCTAGTAAATTTTTAGCGAGTAAGTGCTATTCGTATTCAGAAATAAAACGATATTTTAACGAATTTGAAATCGTCAAAAAAAGAGGGTATAGTATTTTCTTTCCTGCTTGGTACGAGAATCGAATTAATGTAAAGTATCCAAAGCTTTGTAATTTTTTGTGGAAAGTAGATCAATTACTCCAAAAAACACCATTTTGGAACCTAGGTGAATATTCTTTATATGTTTTTAAGAATAAGCCCTAA
- a CDS encoding sugar transferase, which produces MLKKINREWAVTIGSALVFITLSLSSPLNVITLYSLGLYSLYQIVAKRKFQYYHEFSVLCLSFFLSHLLHYGIDFNLPTLSYELERKLPFLFLPVLWMNLAIKNIAQYRDRVFLLFSYGMNIIGAFLLLFAGLAFLQTGDFNSFYYHNLVAILDGNAIYYSLLFTISLISLFEAYGKQPNRWILPLTAFNTILIILLSSKLFVFIMVLLYFYYFLLSPKNRLLLITISILAIGVQFLINTENITKRYANVNIERLWTFRQPDISPATHFDGFSLRKELWRMGMELSLQNTNTFLLGIGPGDAQDQLNEKIRSNNMYIGEKGTEDTGFLNYNFHNQYVQTLVEVGLLGFVILILVLIYLIQLGLKNKDKKLLLINLIFMASFLTESLLSRQIGIVAFVGFNALFVIEEKEKLGLKLKRIFDLLFSLTVFVLVLSWLLPILCLLIVVQSRSFPIFRQQRVGLNGKKFICFKLKTMINNKNSDHLAAQVNDKRITPLGKYLRKYGLDELPQFFNVLLGDMSIVGPRPLMVYEEEKFSKVIPHFSSRLSVKPGITGLAQAHGYKGLVNTIFDIRLRYKLDLLYVKNHSLWIDIKIILKTLMYLLKQK; this is translated from the coding sequence TTGCTAAAAAAAATAAATAGAGAATGGGCTGTAACAATAGGTTCTGCATTAGTATTTATTACCCTCTCTTTATCTTCCCCACTTAATGTCATCACGCTATACAGTCTTGGGTTGTATAGCCTGTATCAAATTGTGGCAAAACGAAAATTTCAATATTATCATGAGTTTTCTGTTTTGTGCCTATCGTTTTTTTTATCTCATTTATTGCACTATGGGATAGATTTTAACCTTCCAACACTAAGTTATGAGTTAGAACGTAAGTTACCCTTTCTTTTTCTCCCTGTCTTGTGGATGAATTTGGCAATCAAAAACATTGCTCAATATAGAGACCGAGTCTTTTTATTGTTTAGCTATGGCATGAACATCATAGGTGCTTTTTTATTGCTTTTTGCAGGATTAGCGTTTCTACAAACTGGTGATTTTAATTCATTTTATTATCACAATTTGGTAGCCATTTTAGATGGCAATGCCATTTACTATTCTTTATTGTTTACCATCTCCTTGATTAGTTTATTTGAAGCTTATGGCAAGCAGCCTAATCGCTGGATCTTGCCCTTAACGGCATTTAATACCATTCTAATTATACTGCTATCGTCCAAGCTATTTGTTTTTATAATGGTTTTGCTGTATTTCTATTATTTTTTGCTGTCTCCCAAAAACAGGCTACTCCTAATCACCATAAGCATACTTGCTATTGGTGTCCAATTTTTGATTAATACTGAAAATATTACGAAACGATATGCCAATGTAAATATAGAGCGCTTGTGGACGTTCAGGCAGCCTGACATCAGCCCAGCTACGCATTTTGATGGATTTAGCCTACGCAAAGAGCTGTGGAGAATGGGCATGGAACTTAGCCTGCAAAATACAAATACATTTTTATTGGGCATTGGGCCTGGAGATGCACAAGACCAACTGAATGAAAAAATTCGGAGCAACAATATGTATATCGGCGAAAAAGGAACAGAGGATACAGGTTTTCTAAATTATAACTTTCACAACCAATATGTGCAAACCCTTGTGGAAGTTGGGCTGCTTGGTTTTGTTATACTAATTCTAGTATTAATTTATTTGATTCAACTCGGTCTTAAAAACAAGGATAAAAAATTGTTGTTGATCAATCTGATATTTATGGCTTCTTTTCTAACAGAAAGTTTGCTGAGTCGCCAGATTGGAATTGTTGCATTTGTAGGTTTTAACGCCCTTTTTGTAATTGAGGAAAAGGAAAAACTAGGTCTTAAGTTAAAACGTATTTTTGACCTCTTATTTTCGCTCACTGTTTTTGTTCTTGTTCTATCTTGGTTGCTGCCTATTCTATGCTTGCTAATCGTTGTGCAGAGTCGTTCTTTTCCTATTTTTAGACAACAAAGAGTTGGCTTAAATGGCAAAAAATTTATCTGTTTTAAGCTAAAAACCATGATAAACAATAAAAACTCAGATCATTTAGCTGCTCAAGTTAATGATAAACGCATTACTCCTTTGGGAAAATACCTGAGAAAATATGGCTTGGATGAGTTGCCTCAATTTTTTAATGTACTATTAGGCGATATGAGTATCGTTGGGCCAAGACCATTAATGGTTTACGAAGAGGAAAAATTCAGCAAAGTTATTCCTCATTTTTCCTCTAGATTAAGTGTAAAACCAGGCATCACAGGGTTAGCTCAGGCGCATGGGTACAAAGGCTTAGTCAACACTATATTTGATATTCGTCTACGCTACAAATTAGACTTATTATATGTTAAAAATCACAGCCTTTGGATTGATATTAAAATCATTCTTAAAACATTGATGTACCTCTTAAAACAAAAATAA
- a CDS encoding PorP/SprF family type IX secretion system membrane protein, giving the protein MKLGKFFTFIIIAVIANLNPVQGQDVHFSQFYVSNLTLNPATTGVMSCQMRVSAIYRNQWASAAGQYAFNTFGLGAEGKFNAGKHDYVGAGLSVWVDRAGASAFTSIQASLSGSYMKKIGGRRSNEHYLVAGGQFGFVQRSIRIDQLRWGSNWDGTNFNGSLPDNESVYNSSLAVADLSAGLLWFSALDKDNKSNVYAGIGFQHLTKANLSFMNPGSEPLFTRFTIHGGAEARLARRLAIVPNFAVMVQGPSTQLNVGTGLKFDFSKRAQSNQAFTIGAYVRGANHAQVNTGTNTNTNATFGVDAIIALLRLRFGSSSIGLSYDINVSQLAAATNGNGAFELSYVWTLCQKRGRRLGCPTF; this is encoded by the coding sequence ATGAAATTAGGGAAATTCTTTACATTTATTATTATAGCTGTTATAGCTAACCTTAATCCCGTACAGGGACAGGACGTACACTTTTCACAGTTCTATGTGTCCAATTTGACCTTAAACCCTGCAACAACAGGGGTAATGAGTTGTCAGATGAGAGTGTCAGCTATTTATAGAAATCAGTGGGCAAGTGCTGCTGGGCAATATGCTTTTAATACATTTGGACTAGGAGCCGAAGGGAAATTTAATGCTGGCAAACACGATTATGTAGGTGCTGGTTTATCTGTTTGGGTCGATAGAGCAGGAGCTTCTGCATTTACTTCTATACAGGCTAGTTTATCTGGTTCTTATATGAAAAAAATAGGTGGAAGACGTTCTAATGAGCATTATCTAGTTGCTGGTGGGCAGTTTGGTTTTGTACAACGCAGCATCCGTATTGATCAATTGCGTTGGGGATCTAATTGGGATGGAACAAATTTTAATGGTTCTTTGCCAGATAATGAATCTGTTTACAATAGCAGTTTAGCAGTAGCCGATCTAAGTGCTGGGTTGTTGTGGTTTAGTGCTTTAGATAAAGACAATAAAAGCAATGTTTATGCAGGGATTGGTTTCCAACATTTAACAAAGGCGAACTTATCATTTATGAATCCTGGTTCAGAGCCTTTGTTTACTCGATTTACAATTCATGGTGGTGCTGAGGCTCGTTTGGCCAGACGCTTGGCAATTGTACCTAATTTTGCAGTGATGGTTCAAGGACCTTCTACGCAATTAAATGTAGGTACTGGGCTAAAATTTGATTTTAGCAAAAGAGCTCAGTCTAACCAAGCTTTTACTATTGGAGCTTATGTTCGTGGAGCAAATCATGCGCAAGTAAATACGGGTACGAATACAAATACCAATGCAACTTTTGGCGTTGATGCAATTATTGCTTTGTTGCGTTTGCGTTTTGGTAGCTCTAGTATTGGTCTTAGCTATGATATAAATGTATCTCAATTGGCTGCTGCAACAAATGGAAATGGAGCATTTGAGTTGTCTTATGTATGGACACTTTGCCAAAAAAGAGGTCGCCGTTTAGGCTGTCCAACGTTCTAA
- a CDS encoding aminotransferase class V-fold PLP-dependent enzyme: MIAGSTFCSLQGLSQQVFAEEITESIDQLHTMDLGEATKNEELWKRVQAAYTVSKGYINLNNGGVSPQPEIVQQAEKKYLGLINEMPSRYIGRVFPRNRSILRAKLAKLGGCQPEEVAMMYNTTEAINTVILGIDWKAGDEIVLSKHDYSTVKVGWEQLARRYQLKLVWVTLPAPIENQEEIIHRYISKFTSKTRLVHLTHIINWTGQIIPTAAIAKICTKARNQGIFSLVDGAHSLAHINFRIEDLNCDAYATSLHKWLCAPIGTGMLYLRRDQISKIWSMFPSDVKQTSSIEKFEHKGTISIAKEEAIHTAIEFHQHIGIELKEARLRFLKNYWAEQLREDERIQFYTSFDPQYAGAIALFDIKEGDSFKFSHRLEHNYRIHHTRSEVEGAKGVRISPNIYTSLDDLDHLVESIRTLLK; encoded by the coding sequence ATGATAGCAGGCAGTACTTTTTGTTCTTTACAGGGGCTTAGTCAGCAAGTCTTTGCCGAAGAAATTACCGAAAGTATTGATCAACTGCATACTATGGATCTAGGTGAAGCCACCAAAAATGAAGAACTTTGGAAACGAGTACAGGCTGCTTATACCGTTTCTAAAGGTTATATTAATCTCAATAATGGTGGTGTTTCTCCCCAGCCTGAGATTGTTCAGCAGGCTGAAAAAAAATATTTAGGACTTATTAATGAAATGCCTTCTCGCTACATTGGGCGTGTTTTCCCAAGAAATAGATCAATTCTGAGAGCAAAGTTGGCAAAGTTGGGAGGCTGTCAACCTGAAGAGGTTGCGATGATGTATAATACAACAGAGGCAATTAATACAGTTATTTTGGGGATAGATTGGAAAGCAGGAGATGAAATTGTGTTGTCTAAGCATGATTATTCTACTGTTAAAGTGGGCTGGGAACAACTGGCAAGACGTTATCAGTTGAAGCTAGTTTGGGTGACCTTGCCAGCTCCTATAGAGAACCAAGAGGAAATTATACATAGATATATCTCCAAATTTACTTCAAAAACTCGATTGGTACATTTAACACATATTATCAATTGGACAGGACAGATTATACCAACAGCTGCTATTGCCAAAATTTGTACAAAGGCTAGAAATCAAGGCATTTTTAGTTTGGTTGATGGAGCACACTCATTGGCACATATTAATTTTCGTATTGAAGACTTAAATTGTGATGCCTATGCAACCTCTTTGCATAAGTGGCTTTGCGCTCCTATTGGTACAGGGATGCTATATCTTCGTCGAGATCAGATTTCAAAAATTTGGTCTATGTTTCCATCTGATGTAAAACAAACATCAAGTATAGAAAAATTTGAACACAAAGGAACCATTTCTATTGCTAAGGAAGAGGCTATTCATACTGCCATCGAATTTCATCAGCATATAGGAATAGAACTGAAAGAGGCTCGGTTGAGGTTTCTCAAAAATTATTGGGCAGAGCAATTGAGGGAAGATGAACGAATTCAATTCTATACCTCATTTGATCCACAATACGCAGGAGCAATTGCTTTGTTTGATATAAAAGAGGGGGATAGCTTTAAGTTTTCTCATCGATTGGAGCATAACTATAGAATACATCACACCCGCAGCGAAGTAGAAGGGGCAAAGGGCGTCCGCATTTCGCCTAATATTTATACCTCTTTGGATGATTTGGATCATTTGGTGGAATCTATTCGCACCTTGTTAAAATAG